One Candidatus Sulfotelmatobacter sp. genomic window carries:
- a CDS encoding (deoxy)nucleoside triphosphate pyrophosphohydrolase, with protein MNAPGSVVRHVRVAAAVVWREGHLLLTQRPPGGPLGLHWEFPGGKIEPGETVEQALLREIREELGVGATIDEVLQQHEHHYDHGLSVELWFVRCKLDGYEFVRSPEVHAIRWVKPADIDLGGVLAADRDFLRSLGARG; from the coding sequence GTGAACGCGCCCGGCTCGGTGGTGCGGCACGTGCGCGTGGCCGCGGCGGTGGTGTGGCGCGAGGGTCACCTGCTGCTCACGCAGCGACCCCCGGGAGGGCCGCTCGGGCTCCACTGGGAATTTCCGGGCGGGAAGATCGAGCCGGGCGAAACCGTCGAGCAAGCGCTGCTGCGCGAAATACGGGAAGAGCTGGGCGTCGGCGCCACGATCGATGAGGTGCTGCAACAGCACGAGCACCACTACGATCATGGTCTGAGCGTGGAGCTGTGGTTCGTGCGCTGTAAGCTGGACGGTTACGAGTTCGTTCGCAGCCCCGAAGTGCACGCCATCCGGTGGGTGAAGCCGGCCGACATCGATCTCGGCGGCGTGCTCGCGGCCGATCGCGATTTCCTGCGCTCGCTGGGCGCCCGCGGCTAG